The genomic stretch gtatacaccccctggtctaaattctgcctgcacttggttgtgtacaattttaaagtgcacagcactgaccttacttgaagaaggaaaactgaaagcttacaaaaaggttgtattctgtctaaatttggtctaaatttctcctgcacttggctgtttatattatttcaagtgaatttgactttaaaaaaaaaagcaaaatgacaGACTTCAGGAACCACCTTCGCATGCTGAAACGAATAACTGCGTGTATCAAAGGGCAGAGGGAGCCCAGCAGGAACATTATCTTTCATTATGAGCAGTTTCAGTTCATTTCTGTCTTTTGGTTAGAAAGCCTCAATATTTTCTTACCTGCCGATGGACTGTGCCTTGCAAGTACTTGTGCAACTCAGCATCAATGTACTTCAGTGTATTATTATTGTGATGttctgtgatagaccaacacaaagaagaagaTAACTGCGAAGAAGGAAAAGCATACGTTTTTCAACCTTATCGCAGATTCTCTAATTAATTTAGGCCCGGACTTTGACAGGACCATTCTCACACATGGATTTGCTTTGACCTAAACCATTTGAATGTAGCTGAGGCTGTCGTTATGAATCTTGATGTCTTCTGACCAGAGCAACCCCATTTTAGCCGTATCTCATGCCTGGCCTCTCACCAACTTTAAACAGAttgtaaaaacagaactaaatataagtaaaaaaaaaaaattaaatgagtgtatttgtccttgatttgagcaggtaaataagatgatttgccaatggaataagattttttccacttaaaataggaacaattcatcttcatcatcttatttcaagtgcaggatgtctaattatcttattttaggggttaagatactcattccaattggcagataatcttatttacaggctcaaatcaaggacgaatagactaactttaagaacattttacttgtttttagatccgtttttgctgtGACCTCTTCtggggttttatttttccatctgtttctttcttcttgccactcttccccAGATTTATTATAAAGTGCAACACTAATAGTTGTCCTATCCTGCACTTGATTTtaagggtatcagagtaaaagaggCTGATATACATGCATGCCACACATTAGACATTTATGTGCAAAGATGTTCTGTTCTTTAATTTAgtgctctgctctgtttctgtcaTAGAACtactggaggaggaggagatgctGGAGGCCCGCTATAAGGAGCTGGAAACCCGTCTGGAAGAGCAGGAGTACACGCTGGGAGAGCTTCGAAAGGAGCTGGGCCACAAAGGGGCTTTGGTGGGAGCCCTCAGAGGCAATCTCAAGGAGAAGGAGCGTCACTTCCTGGACGAGCTTAAACGCCGCAGCCACTGTTCCACCGTCCTGAACACGGAGCTTCAGAAGCAAACCGAGGCAGCGGCGTACCTCTCCTTCCAGCTGCACGCCGCCAAGCAGAAGCTGCACCACCAGAGGATGCAGCAGCGGCAGGGACTCCTCTCCAGAGCCGGCAGTCAGGGGGTCCAGCATGGTGCCGAGCAGAGTTTCCCCCCCTCCCTGGAGCCTCCCCGTCCTCTCCTGTGGTCAAACCCAAGCAGCGTAAGAGCGTCAGGGCGTCTTCGCGGGCGGAGCGCGCCCGCGAGTGTGTCCCCACGGAGAAAGTGCTGGGCCCCGCGGAGCCCACGGCCATGCCGGACCCGGCGCTCTTCCTGCAGCCTCGCAGGCACCGGGCGCGCTCCAGACACACTGTGGCACAAAGACAGCCTCCTCTAGGCctggagagagaagaggaggaggaaggaggaggcgGGGAGGGGCCGGTGGAGGTCCGCGATGAAGCTCCCAGACTGATGTCTTCGGCGGCAGCGACCCCTGCTGCTCAGACCAACGCAGATTAGTGTCTGATCATTTCTGCTTTTGACTACAGAGGGATCACTGTATCTTATCTTCTGGTTTTAGCTATTACGTCTCCTGCAAATACTTTTCTAATATCTACTTTGATATAACCTTGCATAGCAAATGTCAGTCGGTGTCAGAAATTATAGGTTTACACTGCTGTTGGATGCTCTGCGTACTGTGGAGcc from Fundulus heteroclitus isolate FHET01 chromosome 18, MU-UCD_Fhet_4.1, whole genome shotgun sequence encodes the following:
- the si:dkey-54n8.4 gene encoding LOW QUALITY PROTEIN: coiled-coil domain-containing protein 92 (The sequence of the model RefSeq protein was modified relative to this genomic sequence to represent the inferred CDS: deleted 2 bases in 1 codon), with the protein product MGEESRLSQQIQSVERSVVFLRQEHLTLLHGLHLEILSLQKRCSELTSELKSKPPGRTQIELLEEEEMLEARYKELETRLEEQEYTLGELRKELGHKGALVGALRGNLKEKERHFLDELKRRSHCSTVLNTELQKQTEAAAYLSFQLHAAKQKLHHQRMQQRQGLLSRAGSQGVQHGAEQSPPLPGASPSSPVVKPKQRKSVRASSRAERARECVPTEKVLGPAEPTAMPDPALFLQPRRHRARSRHTVAQRQPPLGLEREEEEEGGGGEGPVEVRDEAPRLMSSAAATPAAQTNAD